The genomic DNA ACCTTAGGAGGAGGCTCCGATTCCACGTGAAAGGAAACGACCCGTGTAGAAGGGGTAAGACCTCTCCGTTTCATGTCCTCGGTAAAACTGAAAACCCCTTTAAGCGGATAAGCGATTTTCGGTTGGGCGACGAAGGTCCCCTTTCCACGCTCCCGAGTCAATAACCCGCGATTGACTAAATTGTTGATCGCTTGCCGTACAGTCATCCGACTGATTTGGAATCGTTCGGAGAGCTCACGTTCAGACGGGATAAGGGTGCCTTTCCTATATTCACCCGTTTTTATTTTGTTCAACATGTACTGTTCAACCTGAAAATATAACGGTAAAGCAGACTGCTTATCAAGCATGATCGTCCTCCTTATCACTACAGTATGCGTCTTCGGTTACGATAAGCGTTACGTCTGGATGACCATTTAATATCGTGACCGGCCACTCGATATCTACCTTCCCGTCCAACAGCGCTTCGACAGCCGCACATTTTTCCTGGCCGGATGCTAGTAATAGAATCGATCGACTTTTCATGATCGTTGAAATGCCTACTGTAATCGCTTGGGTCGGCACTTCTTCAATATCATTGAAAAACCGCGCATTCGCTTGACGTGTACTTTCTGTCAACTCAACGACATGTGTCCTTGAATCCATGGGCGTCCCCGGTTCGTTGAAACCGATATGTCCATTCCGGCCGACGCCTAGCAACTGGAGATCGACACCCCCGAGGCTCTCGATTGCCTCCTCATAACGATTGCATTCTGCTTCCAAATCCCTGCTTAAGCCATCAGGAACGAATGCGTTTTCTACAGGAAGCTTGAGAGGCTTATAGAGATGTGTATAAATATAATGCCAGTAGCTTTCCTCATGATCACGAGGCAGGCCGACGTATTCATCTAAATTCACCGTGCGCATTGAGGAAACATCCAATTCCTCCTGCTTCACCCGATCGACAAACTCCTCATAGGTACCGATGGGGGTTCCACCCGTCGCAACGCCTAGAACCAGTTCAGGTTTTTGACGTAATTTATCGACAATCAATTTGGAAGCGGTAGCACTCATTTCCTCTTTCGTTTTCACTGTTACTACGTTCATGATTTCACCTCTTCGAATAGGCGATTTGCCCACGACAAATCGTCATTTTCAGGTCATCGTTTTCGTCCAGAATGATCAAATCAGCATCTTTTCCAATATCGATGGATCCTTTACGATCGTAAACCCCGTATTGCTTGGCAGGGTTGATGGAAGTCATATGGATGAGATCTTCCAGATTCGCACCTGTAAATGTCTTCATATTCATGAATGCAGATTGCATGGTAAGTACGCTTCCTGCTAACGTGCCATCTTCTAAGGTCGCTTTATCTCCGTTTACACGTACGTTCTGCCCGCCTAGCTCGTATACACCGTCGTTTAAACATTTCGCCCTCATTGAATCGGTAATCATCAACAAATTTTCACGGCCTTTCAATTCATACGCAAAATGAACCATTTCAGGAGCACTGTGGAGACCATCTGTAATGATCTCGGTAAGGATATCCCTGCAAAGGAAGGCCGCCCCAACAACTCCCGGCTCTCTATGATGCATTCCTCGCATTCCATTGTATAGGTGGGTGAATTGGGAGGCCCCTGCAGCCAACCCTTTCTGAACTTCTTCATAGGTCCCGTTGCTATGACCGATTGACGCGACAACGTTTCGTTTCGTAATCGCTTCTATGAACGGAAGTGCACCCTCAATTTCCGGAGCAACTGTCACGACCTTGATCTGGTTACCAGCACGTTCATTCCAATGGCTGAAACGTGCCAGATCTGGTTTTTGGACATAGTTAGGATTTTGGGCACCGATTTTGTCTGGAGAGATGAATGGTCCCTCCAAATGGATACCAATGACTTCAGCTTTACCTCTTGTATTATGCGACGCAATGTATTCCTGTAACGTACATAAAGCTTTTTCAAGATCTAGATCAGCTGCTGTCATGGTCGTCGGAAGGAAGCTTGTCGTCCCCTCACTTGGGAGAGCTGAGGCAATACCTTCGAGAGCCTCGATCCGAGCGTCCATGACATCAAATCCGTGGGTACCATGTATATGACCATCAATTCTTCCTGGAAGCACCTTATCATTAGCTTCCAGCTGGATGATTGTATGATTTGGGATCTGCAGGTCCATGCTTTCAATTTGACCGTCTTCAATATGAAGATTCGTGCGTTTGAAGCCATTTTCACCTACATACACTTTTCCGCTGACAATTGACAGAATACTCAAACGGATCACCTCTTTATATGAGTATATGTGATTTAACGTATAGTTGTCTAGACCACTTATACTCTTTGCTAAACGACACTCAACGCATTTTACTTTAGTAATAAAAATTTGTTTAGTCGTCGAATAGATAGGTTATTAATCAAACATGTAAGGACATCTGAATACAGAAAGGAGAATGATATGAGAAAAATCAGATCTGAGTTCAATAAAAAAGTGACATCCGTATTTTGGATCACTTTGGCTATCACGATTTTCGCCTCTTTTTGGGGATCCTTTGCTCCGAAAAGTATGGAGAAGATTACAGGGAACATCCAATCGTATATTTCTGTCCATTTTGGATGGTACTATTTATTGATCGTCTCCCTATTCGTTGTCTTTTGTCTTTATATGATCTTCAGTCCATACGGAAAAATAAAGCTAGGAAAACCGGACGATAAGCCAGATTACAGTTATTCCACCTGGTTTGCCATGCTTTTCAGCGCCGGTATGGGGATCGGGCTTGTCTTCTATGGTGCAGCCGCACCGATTTCCCAATACATCAAAACACCTCCTCTCGCGGAGCCGGGGTCTGCTGAAGCACTGAGAGATGCAATGCGGATTACGTTCTTCCATTACGGTGTCCATGCATGGGGAATTTATGCCGTCGTCGCCCTGGTACTGGCTTATTTCAAATTCCGTCACGATAAGCCTGGTTTAATCAGTGCCACCTTGGAACCTATTTTCGGTGATAAGATGAAAGGACCTTGGGGGAAGGTTGTAGATGTCATCGCTGTATTCGCAACCATTGTAGGTGTCGCTACTACACTTGGTTTCGGTGCAGCTCAGATAAATGGTGGTTTCACGTATCTGCTTGGACTGGAGAAGCAGTTCTGGATACAGCTGGTCATCATTCTCATCGTAACGGTATTGTTCATGATTTCTGCCTATACTGGCCTGAGTAAGGGAATCCGGTACTTGAGCAATGTGAATATGGGGCTTGCTGTCCTTTTATTCGTTGCAATGATGATCATTGGTCCGACATTGTATATCATGAATACTTTTACAGATACGTTAGGGGCTTATGTTCAATCCATCGCGCAGGAAAGCTTGCGTCTCGCACCAGAGAATGATGATCGTCAACAATGGGTCATGAATTGGACCGTCTTCTTCTGGGCATGGTGGATCGCCTGGTCACCTTTCGTCGGAATTTTCATTGCGCGTGTATCTAGAGGACGATCGATTCGCGAATTTCTATCTGGTGTACTCATCGTCCCATCCGTTGTCAGCTTCCTATGGTTTTCAGCTTTCGGTATGACAGCGATTAATACGCAAAAAGGCGGGGCCGATATTGCTAGCCTTCCAGATGAACAGATGTTGTTCGGCGTGTTTGATCAATTTCCGTTCAGTGTCGTTTTATCAATTATAACGATGCTCCTGATCGCCACATTCTTCATCACCTCCGCTGACTCTGCAACCTTTGTACTTGGCATGCAGACGACGAACGGTTCCTTGAATCCACCGAAAACCGTGAAG from Pseudalkalibacillus sp. SCS-8 includes the following:
- the nagB gene encoding glucosamine-6-phosphate deaminase; translated protein: MNVVTVKTKEEMSATASKLIVDKLRQKPELVLGVATGGTPIGTYEEFVDRVKQEELDVSSMRTVNLDEYVGLPRDHEESYWHYIYTHLYKPLKLPVENAFVPDGLSRDLEAECNRYEEAIESLGGVDLQLLGVGRNGHIGFNEPGTPMDSRTHVVELTESTRQANARFFNDIEEVPTQAITVGISTIMKSRSILLLASGQEKCAAVEALLDGKVDIEWPVTILNGHPDVTLIVTEDAYCSDKEDDHA
- the nagA gene encoding N-acetylglucosamine-6-phosphate deacetylase produces the protein MSILSIVSGKVYVGENGFKRTNLHIEDGQIESMDLQIPNHTIIQLEANDKVLPGRIDGHIHGTHGFDVMDARIEALEGIASALPSEGTTSFLPTTMTAADLDLEKALCTLQEYIASHNTRGKAEVIGIHLEGPFISPDKIGAQNPNYVQKPDLARFSHWNERAGNQIKVVTVAPEIEGALPFIEAITKRNVVASIGHSNGTYEEVQKGLAAGASQFTHLYNGMRGMHHREPGVVGAAFLCRDILTEIITDGLHSAPEMVHFAYELKGRENLLMITDSMRAKCLNDGVYELGGQNVRVNGDKATLEDGTLAGSVLTMQSAFMNMKTFTGANLEDLIHMTSINPAKQYGVYDRKGSIDIGKDADLIILDENDDLKMTICRGQIAYSKR
- a CDS encoding glycine betaine uptake BCCT transporter, with product MRKIRSEFNKKVTSVFWITLAITIFASFWGSFAPKSMEKITGNIQSYISVHFGWYYLLIVSLFVVFCLYMIFSPYGKIKLGKPDDKPDYSYSTWFAMLFSAGMGIGLVFYGAAAPISQYIKTPPLAEPGSAEALRDAMRITFFHYGVHAWGIYAVVALVLAYFKFRHDKPGLISATLEPIFGDKMKGPWGKVVDVIAVFATIVGVATTLGFGAAQINGGFTYLLGLEKQFWIQLVIILIVTVLFMISAYTGLSKGIRYLSNVNMGLAVLLFVAMMIIGPTLYIMNTFTDTLGAYVQSIAQESLRLAPENDDRQQWVMNWTVFFWAWWIAWSPFVGIFIARVSRGRSIREFLSGVLIVPSVVSFLWFSAFGMTAINTQKGGADIASLPDEQMLFGVFDQFPFSVVLSIITMLLIATFFITSADSATFVLGMQTTNGSLNPPKTVKFAWGIAQSAIAAVLLYTGGLQALQNALISAAFPFSFIMLLMVYSLYRALRKDKAELEKTGDHQENYEEKIS